AAATGCCGAAGGCGGGAGTCGAACCCGCACGCCCTTGCGGGCAGGGGATTTTGAGTCCCCCGCGTCTGCCAATTCCGCCACTTCGGCATATACAATATTTTATCAAATATTGAGCTGATCACTCAAAAATGGTCAGACAGGAAGGCATGGAAACAGACCTTCAGCTTTCCCCTCTATTTTTTTATTTCCCTCTGTCAGGTAGTACCTTATCATGCCTTTTGGTGTTCCTTCTATCTTTATGCTGTAGCCTTTTCCATCTTTATAAACTGTGTTTGTTTTCAGATTTATTATTATCTCCCCAACTTTAGAATCATTCTGGTCAAAAAGCTCAATTAATAGATGTTCTTTCCCAAGTCTGTAAACCATTAGACATCCATTTTTGAAAAATGGGTATTCCCTTAATGCTATCTCTTTCGCATACTTGCCGAAATCATCTATCTTGACCATAACACCCTCCATTATTTTATGTTGTATTTTTCTTTTAAGATCTCCCTTATTATTGATTTCAGCACAGTTTTTTGATCTATATTTGTTAATATAAACCTTTTTTTTAGCTTTTGTATTGCTTCTTTTTTGATCTTCTCTTTTTCTTGTTCAGGCAGTTTTTTCCATATATAGTTCAGAATATTTTTCTGTATTGCTATATCTTTTAGATCCTCAGGTGTATTCTCCACCTGTAAAACACTTTCTGGAATTTTTAATCTACTGACAACACCTTTCCATTTATTATACTTATCGTTAATCGTAATTTCTGTTTTTTTATTTTTTGGGTGTTTTTTTAGATACTTTTCAATGTAAGAAATCCTAAACTTTTTCCTTTTTTCAGGAGGATATTTTAAGATCTCTTTTTTTATAAGGGATTTTACCTGATCTGGAGAATATCCTTTACTAAAAAACTCAAACAAAACCTCCCTGTCTTTGGCAGATATTGACAGATTAAAACCCGATATCTCTTTTAGATAATGTGAGATCTCTTCAAAATAAGCTGTTTCTCTATCTGTCTCCATAAATATATGGTCGGATATAATGGAAAATTACTGAAGTTTAACTCCAATTACAGAAATGCCGTATTTTTTTGCCAGATTTTTAAAATCCTCCCTTTCAACAAGAAATGTCTTTCCTGCCTCAACAGCAAGGAGTTTTGCCTTTGCCTTTTTCATACTTTTTAAGGTTTTTGTTCCTATGACAGGAACATCATACCTCATGTCCTGATTTTTTCTTGCCACCTTACAGACAACTGTTCCTTCTCCGGCAAGCTCTCCTCCTCTCAATATACATCTATCTGTCCCTTCCATCCCTTCAACAGCTATGACGATCTTATCCTTTACAACAACAGTCTGACCGATATCAAGCTGTGCTATCTCCTTTGCTATTTTTAGACCAAAAAAAGCATCTTCTATAAGATCCTTTGAGGGCTGTTTTTCACCTGCTATTAATCCTTCAGGTGCCAAAAGCTGTGATAAAAATGGTGACGGATCTATCGGATTAAATCCTTCTTTTTTCAGCTCATTTAAAACAGCCTCAAGTATTGATTTTGCCCTTTTATCCACAAGCTGTCCAAAAAATTCCCTTGCCCTTTTATCAAACCTGTGTATTGAGTAAAGAAGGTGGTAATGTTCTATCTTTCCGAGCATAACAACATCTTTTACTTTGTCGTTTTTCATTGAGTCTATCAACTTTTGTGCCTGACCCAGATGTAGCCACTGGGTTGGTGCTATTTTCTGGATTTTTTTGTCTGTGATGCCTTTTATACCGTAAATCTTAATCTCTTTTCCTTTTGATACCGCTGATTTTGAAAACTCTACAGGAAGCTCTCCTGCTCCTGCTATAAGACCTAATTTACTCATTTTCTTTTAGAGGCTTCAGGGGCTATTCCTCTTTTTGATGTTTTGATAAAATCTATAAGCATTTTTATTTCAGGTGTCTGAGGAAGCTTATTAATAACCTCTTTTATTCCTTCCTCAATTGTTGCAGCTTTTCTGAAAATTATTCTGTATGCCTCTTTTAAAATTTTAATCTGCTCAGATGTAAAGCCTCTTCTTTTTAATCCAACAAGGTTAAGACCATAAAGCATAGCATGGTTTTTTGATGCTCTTGTAAAAGGCGGAATATCTTTATCAACAGCAGAAGCCCCTCCAACCATAGCATAATCACCTATTCTGCAAAACTGATGAATTGGGGTTAACCCACCTACAAAAACGTAGTTTCCTATCTTCACATGACCTGCAAGTGTTACTGCATTTGCGAGGATCGTGTCGTGTCCCACTTTACAGTCATGAGCCACATGGACATAAGCCATAAGATAAGAGTTATCCCCAATCTGTGTTACACCATCATCAAAAGAGGTTCCCCTGTGTATTGTGACATACTCCCTAATTGTTACATTATTTCCGATCTTGACGTATGTTTTTTCTCCTTTGAAACCAAGATGCTGAGGTATCCCCCCTATTACAGCACCTTCGGATATATGACAGTTCTTACCAATTGATGTGAACTTTTTGATTTTTACATTTGAAGAGATCTCTGTGTTGTCTCCTATCTCCACATCTTCTTCTATAATAGAAAAGGGACCAATTTTAACATTGGTCCCCAGAACAGCTTTTTCAGAGACTATTGCAGTTGAATGTATTTCTACAGCCACCTATTCACCTTAAACCAAAAGACTTTTAAGAACTTCCTTTGGCTGAACTCCCACCTTAGTGTCAACAACCTGTCCGTTTTTGAAAACCATTATTGTTGGTATAGCCCTTATACCATACTTCATAGCTATATTTGGATTTTCATCTGTGTTGAGCTTGCATATCTTAGCCTTTCCTTCAAGTTCCTCTGCAAGCTCTTCTATTACAGGGGCTATCAATCTACAAGGACCACACCAGGGTGCCCAGAAATCTACCAACACAGGCAAGTCTGAGTTAAGCACTTCCTGCTCCCAGTTGGACTCGTTGACAATGCATACTTTACCAGCCATATTTTATTCCTCCTTTAGTAATAGCTTATAAATTTCAAGTGCTTTTTTGTTTTTGATGTAATAACAAACTATAGACCCCTGCCTCTTATACCCTAGTATACCTTTGTTCCTTAGTACAGACAAGTGCTGGGATACATTAGGTTGAGGAAGATCAAGAGCTTCCCAGATGTGCTTTACACATTTTTTTCCTGAACTTAAAAAGCCTATGATCTTAAGCCTGTTTGGATGCGCAAGAGCCTTTAGAAGTTCTGCGTTATCTTCTAAAAACTCTTCATCTTTCCATTTTTCTTTCTTGTCTACAATAATTTCTTCACCCATATCGCCCACCACCTTTTAGTTTTTTCATATATTAGAATATTGCTAATAATAATTATATATAAAACGGGTATATTAATGCAATCATTTTTATATATTAAATGAGAATATTTGTATAATCTAAATCATAAAAATGGGATAAGAAGGGGATATCCCCCTCTTTATGCTACTTTCTGGATTATGTTTTCAGTTGATACTATATGTTTTTCAAGACCTAACTCTTTTGGCTTTAGTCCTATTGCAAGACCTATCATCTGGGGAAGATGAAGAACAGGCATTCCTATGTTTACCCCTATCCTTTCTTCAGCTTCTTCCTGCATCGCATCAAGCTGTGTGTGACAAAGTGGACATGGTGTTACCATAAAATCTGCCTTTTCTTCTTTTGCAGACTGGGCGTCCATAGCTGTTAGTTTAAGGGTTACTTTGTCTTCTGCTGACCAGAATGAATGGAAACCACAGCAGGCAAGCCTTGCTGTATGATCAACAGGATTACCGCCTATTGTTTCTATTATCATCTCTATTGATTTAGGGTTGTCAGGATCTTCATAACCTATAAGGTAAGGTGGTCTTATTATGTGGCATCCGTAAAAAGGTGCTATATTAAACTCTTTGAGAGGCCTTACAACCATACTTTTTAGTTTGTCAAGACCTACGCCATCAATAACTTCCCACAGGAAATGTGTCACTTCAGATGTTCCCTTATACTCAAGTCCTGCTTCTTTCAAAACCTCATTGACAGCATCTTTCAGTTCAGGGTCATTGTCAAGCTTGAACTTTGTTTCTCTCAGCATAAGTGTGCAGGTATTACAAATTGTGAGAAGATCCAGACCAAGCTCTTCTGCAAGAGCAAGATTTCTTGCATTTATTGTAAGTGCCAGAAACTCATCTTTTTCCTGAACAGCTCCTGCTCCACAGCATGTTGCAGCCTCAAGTTCTATAAGCTCCATTCCCAGTTTTTCAGCCACAAGTTTTGTTGAGTTGTAAAGCTCAGGTGCAACCCCTTTTGCTGAGCATCCTGTATAAAAGGCGTATTTTAGTTCTGCCATTATTCATTACCTCCAGTTTCTGCATAATTAGGTCTTTTTCTTGTTTTTCTTTTGTCCTCATAGATTACTCCCATTATTTGTGGAAGCCTTATTTTGACTTCTTTTTCTTTTTGTTTTGCCACTTCGTATATTTTCTGAACTTCCTCAATTCTTTTTACCTTATGTCCTCCAAAAAAGTCTGCGTAATTTACCTTACCTTTTAACATCATTTTTATGCCGAAAGGAGCTCTTTTTATCGCTCCTAAAATACCTTCCTGTCTCATAGGAAGGAGCATCTCGTTAAGAAGTCCTCTGTTGTATATATCCTTTTCAAATATCTCAGCGTGTATCTCTCCCGGAGTTTTATATCCTGCTTCAGCCGCCATTATTCTCAGTCTAATTATGTTTTCGTAGGGCTGAACCTCTTTTGGACATCTTGTTGTGCATTCCATACACCTTACGCACCACTCAAGATTGAAATCATCTAAAATAACCTCAAATCTTCCTTTTTTCTCTCCATCTCTTGTGTCAGCGATAAATCTGTAAGCTTTAGAATGAACCATAGGTCCAAGGAACTCTTTATTTGCTTTAAGAGCGTTACAGTCTGACATACATGAAGCACACAGTATGCAGTCTGAAGCAAAGTCTATTCTGTGGTGATCGTAAGGATCCTGCCTATACTCTGTTCCATCAGCAGGAGGAGGCTCTTTGGGTATAAACCATGGTTTAACTTTTTTGAGTTTGTCAACAAGCCAGTCCATATCGTATATAAGATCTTTAAGGGTTTTCACATTTCCTATAGGTTCTACTATTACCGTGTCTGTTCCGTATTTTTCCAGCAGATGGGTGATCTGAACTTTACACGCAAGTGTTGCATGTCCATTAATTCTCATGGCACAGGAACCGCAGATAGCAGCACGACAGTTATAACGGAAAGATATTGTGGGATCCTGCTCTTCTTTTGCTTTGAAAAGGGCAGCAAGAACTGTCATTCCTTTTTCAACTGGAAGCTCATATGTTTTGTAGTAAGGTTCTGAGTCTTTAGTAGGATCGTATCTGAAAACTTTAAGCTTGAATTTGTCCATCTTCCCACCTCTTTTAAAACGCTGTTTGGTTTATTTTAAAAGGTTTTTTGATAAAAATCAAAGATTTTTTGAAAATTTTATATCCAAATATATTTTTATATTTAAGGGGGCTTGAAATTGAGATTTAATTCTATCATTATTCAGCCTTATCTTCCTGAAGACAGAATTGATAAAAAAATCCTCAAAGAAAGGCTTGAAAATATATTTAAAATATCTGTCAGATGGAATCAGCCTGTCCATAC
This genomic stretch from Persephonella sp. harbors:
- the lpxI gene encoding UDP-2,3-diacylglucosamine diphosphatase LpxI (LpxI, functionally equivalent to LpxH, replaces it in LPS biosynthesis in a minority of bacteria.) — protein: MSKLGLIAGAGELPVEFSKSAVSKGKEIKIYGIKGITDKKIQKIAPTQWLHLGQAQKLIDSMKNDKVKDVVMLGKIEHYHLLYSIHRFDKRAREFFGQLVDKRAKSILEAVLNELKKEGFNPIDPSPFLSQLLAPEGLIAGEKQPSKDLIEDAFFGLKIAKEIAQLDIGQTVVVKDKIVIAVEGMEGTDRCILRGGELAGEGTVVCKVARKNQDMRYDVPVIGTKTLKSMKKAKAKLLAVEAGKTFLVEREDFKNLAKKYGISVIGVKLQ
- the lpxA gene encoding acyl-ACP--UDP-N-acetylglucosamine O-acyltransferase; translation: MAVEIHSTAIVSEKAVLGTNVKIGPFSIIEEDVEIGDNTEISSNVKIKKFTSIGKNCHISEGAVIGGIPQHLGFKGEKTYVKIGNNVTIREYVTIHRGTSFDDGVTQIGDNSYLMAYVHVAHDCKVGHDTILANAVTLAGHVKIGNYVFVGGLTPIHQFCRIGDYAMVGGASAVDKDIPPFTRASKNHAMLYGLNLVGLKRRGFTSEQIKILKEAYRIIFRKAATIEEGIKEVINKLPQTPEIKMLIDFIKTSKRGIAPEASKRK
- the trxA gene encoding thioredoxin, with product MAGKVCIVNESNWEQEVLNSDLPVLVDFWAPWCGPCRLIAPVIEELAEELEGKAKICKLNTDENPNIAMKYGIRAIPTIMVFKNGQVVDTKVGVQPKEVLKSLLV
- a CDS encoding metalloregulator ArsR/SmtB family transcription factor, translated to MGEEIIVDKKEKWKDEEFLEDNAELLKALAHPNRLKIIGFLSSGKKCVKHIWEALDLPQPNVSQHLSVLRNKGILGYKRQGSIVCYYIKNKKALEIYKLLLKEE
- a CDS encoding CoB--CoM heterodisulfide reductase iron-sulfur subunit B family protein, whose amino-acid sequence is MAELKYAFYTGCSAKGVAPELYNSTKLVAEKLGMELIELEAATCCGAGAVQEKDEFLALTINARNLALAEELGLDLLTICNTCTLMLRETKFKLDNDPELKDAVNEVLKEAGLEYKGTSEVTHFLWEVIDGVGLDKLKSMVVRPLKEFNIAPFYGCHIIRPPYLIGYEDPDNPKSIEMIIETIGGNPVDHTARLACCGFHSFWSAEDKVTLKLTAMDAQSAKEEKADFMVTPCPLCHTQLDAMQEEAEERIGVNIGMPVLHLPQMIGLAIGLKPKELGLEKHIVSTENIIQKVA
- a CDS encoding succinate dehydrogenase/fumarate reductase iron-sulfur subunit, coding for MDKFKLKVFRYDPTKDSEPYYKTYELPVEKGMTVLAALFKAKEEQDPTISFRYNCRAAICGSCAMRINGHATLACKVQITHLLEKYGTDTVIVEPIGNVKTLKDLIYDMDWLVDKLKKVKPWFIPKEPPPADGTEYRQDPYDHHRIDFASDCILCASCMSDCNALKANKEFLGPMVHSKAYRFIADTRDGEKKGRFEVILDDFNLEWCVRCMECTTRCPKEVQPYENIIRLRIMAAEAGYKTPGEIHAEIFEKDIYNRGLLNEMLLPMRQEGILGAIKRAPFGIKMMLKGKVNYADFFGGHKVKRIEEVQKIYEVAKQKEKEVKIRLPQIMGVIYEDKRKTRKRPNYAETGGNE